The Nitrospirota bacterium genome window below encodes:
- a CDS encoding glycosyltransferase family 4 protein, producing the protein MNMAMFSEVSIDRVIGGAERVLREQALGLGRSGHQVRVVTRSVPGDERTMMTVEAVEEHRYLVSRTNELAFVSSTLDQSVEAFDRSCRGQRLDVGLIHQSLAGLGPLLRRREQVSHWFYMCLSLAHEEYMTRVKPGSSGARQLRWKLNGMARRRIERLVMSRCERVIVLSRFMWDRVVEFHHIPEQKLCLIPGAVDEQAFHPPLDRAAVRASLKLPEDRTVLFTVRNLVPRMGLEHFIEAIARLGERNKGLLVLIGGEGQLRGKLQDLIYRYQLGGSVQLIGFVPEQDLTRYYQAADLVVIPTRQLEGFGLVTVEAMACGAPVMATPIGALPEIINRLDPLLLAEGTDGAALARSLEHILDRFAQDPDWRRRLGEAGRRLVTDCYNWRQHCRELEGVFQEGLPVQALAA; encoded by the coding sequence ATGAACATGGCCATGTTTTCAGAAGTGTCGATTGACCGAGTGATCGGCGGGGCAGAGCGTGTCCTGCGAGAGCAGGCCCTGGGCCTCGGCAGGTCAGGCCATCAGGTCCGCGTCGTTACGAGATCGGTCCCAGGCGATGAACGGACAATGATGACAGTTGAGGCTGTGGAGGAACACCGGTACCTGGTGTCCCGCACGAACGAGTTGGCATTTGTATCCTCCACGCTCGATCAATCGGTCGAGGCGTTTGACCGGTCCTGTCGGGGCCAACGGCTCGATGTGGGGCTGATCCATCAGTCCCTGGCGGGATTGGGACCGTTGCTGCGACGGAGAGAACAGGTCTCTCATTGGTTCTACATGTGTTTGTCGCTTGCCCATGAGGAGTATATGACGCGGGTCAAGCCAGGTTCCTCTGGTGCGAGGCAGCTTCGCTGGAAGTTGAACGGGATGGCGCGGCGTCGTATCGAACGGCTGGTCATGAGCCGGTGCGAGCGGGTCATCGTACTCAGCCGCTTCATGTGGGATCGTGTAGTGGAGTTTCATCACATTCCTGAACAGAAGCTCTGCTTGATTCCTGGTGCCGTCGATGAACAGGCCTTTCACCCTCCGCTTGACCGAGCCGCCGTGCGGGCCTCGCTCAAGCTTCCAGAGGACCGGACCGTTCTCTTCACCGTCCGCAACCTGGTGCCCCGGATGGGCTTGGAGCATTTTATCGAAGCCATCGCACGGCTTGGCGAGAGGAACAAGGGACTGTTGGTGCTGATTGGTGGGGAAGGTCAACTCCGGGGCAAGCTCCAAGACCTGATCTACAGGTACCAACTCGGGGGCTCCGTCCAATTGATCGGTTTCGTTCCCGAGCAGGACCTCACAAGATATTATCAAGCTGCGGATCTCGTGGTGATTCCAACAAGGCAATTGGAAGGGTTCGGCCTGGTGACTGTCGAGGCGATGGCCTGTGGGGCTCCAGTAATGGCGACGCCGATCGGTGCGTTGCCGGAGATCATCAACCGGCTGGATCCGTTGCTGCTCGCAGAGGGGACAGATGGGGCCGCCCTTGCCAGAAGTCTTGAGCACATCCTCGATCGCTTTGCGCAGGATCCGGATTGGCGGCGTCGCCTGGGCGAAGCTGGCCGACGGCTGGTAACAGATTGCTACAACTGGAGACAACATTGCCGTGAACTCGAAGGAGTATTTCAGGAAGGCCTGCCGGTTCAGGCGTTGGCTGCATAG
- the asnB gene encoding asparagine synthase (glutamine-hydrolyzing) translates to MCGICGHSGQGEPELLERMLVRLVHRGPDEIGRYREPGVALGIHRLRVIDPEGGKQPVMNETSTVCAVMNGEIYNYRELREELINKGHRFVSQCDTEVLVHLYEEDGEGMVHRLRGMFAFALWDQVQQSLLLARDRLGIKPLYYTVQSGFGEESKVLFASELPALLAAIPTPSLRPGAIADYLSLLYVPGPETVYEGIYELRPGELLLMQDGSVKFERYWRPQESAITRIWQTKEEMIEHLHAQLRDTVQSHIVSDVPLGLFLSGGVDSGALLAFMRREITGPIKTFSIGYEAQEDQSFDELTSARQVASYFQTDHVEARLQPDAASLLPKVVEAMAEPFADSSAIPTYLLSEVARRTVTVALSGIGGDEFFGGYPRYLGIKTASLYGQVPSALRSAVASMAAGAMREGVGGRDYAGRAKRFLRDSHRSIEQQYLMWTSFLSEERARSALTPDLLAACAVIDRHAMREHLLKTWPSDDPVDRVMGLDMQTYLPDDLLRMGDRISMKHSLELRVPFCDHFLIGLAKSIPSTQHLNGWKLKSFLKSSLEGLLPPAVLEGPKMGFHIPLARWLRQDLKPMVADLLSESVIRRRGYVKPAYVQNLLREHDSGRRNHADQIYALAVLELWQRQQAY, encoded by the coding sequence ATGTGCGGTATTTGCGGACATAGCGGGCAAGGCGAGCCGGAACTGTTAGAGCGCATGCTCGTCCGGCTCGTTCACCGAGGGCCGGATGAGATCGGGCGTTATCGGGAGCCTGGTGTAGCTCTTGGTATCCATCGCCTCCGTGTGATCGATCCTGAGGGCGGCAAACAGCCGGTGATGAATGAGACCTCGACAGTCTGTGCCGTGATGAACGGAGAGATCTACAATTATCGTGAGCTGCGTGAGGAATTGATCAACAAGGGCCATCGGTTTGTGTCTCAATGCGACACGGAGGTGTTGGTCCATCTGTATGAGGAAGATGGCGAAGGGATGGTCCATCGGCTACGCGGAATGTTTGCCTTCGCGCTCTGGGATCAGGTGCAACAATCCCTTTTGCTCGCTCGTGACCGATTGGGGATCAAGCCCCTCTACTATACGGTTCAGTCTGGTTTCGGGGAGGAGTCGAAGGTTCTGTTTGCTTCGGAATTACCAGCGCTGTTGGCCGCAATCCCTACTCCGTCGCTCCGTCCCGGTGCGATAGCAGACTACCTGTCGCTTCTGTACGTGCCGGGGCCGGAAACTGTCTATGAAGGGATCTATGAGCTTCGTCCGGGCGAGCTGCTTCTGATGCAGGACGGCTCGGTGAAATTCGAGCGATACTGGAGACCCCAAGAAAGCGCGATCACCAGGATCTGGCAGACCAAGGAGGAAATGATCGAGCATCTGCATGCGCAGCTGCGCGACACAGTGCAGAGCCACATCGTGAGCGACGTTCCCTTGGGCCTCTTCTTGTCCGGCGGAGTCGACTCCGGTGCACTTCTGGCCTTCATGCGCCGTGAAATCACAGGCCCGATCAAGACCTTTTCGATTGGGTATGAGGCACAGGAGGATCAGTCCTTCGATGAGCTGACCTCTGCCAGGCAGGTGGCGAGCTATTTTCAGACGGACCATGTGGAGGCCCGACTGCAACCGGATGCGGCATCGTTGCTGCCGAAGGTGGTAGAGGCCATGGCGGAGCCCTTCGCCGATTCCTCCGCCATTCCCACGTATTTGCTGTCTGAAGTGGCCAGGCGTACGGTTACGGTGGCGTTGTCAGGCATCGGTGGAGACGAGTTCTTTGGCGGCTATCCGAGATATCTCGGGATAAAGACCGCGTCGCTCTATGGCCAAGTTCCCTCGGCCCTCCGCTCAGCGGTTGCCTCTATGGCAGCAGGCGCGATGCGGGAGGGGGTCGGCGGACGAGATTATGCCGGTCGTGCCAAGCGGTTCCTGCGAGATAGCCACCGTTCGATCGAACAGCAGTATCTAATGTGGACGTCCTTTCTATCTGAGGAGAGAGCCCGCTCCGCATTGACGCCCGATCTGCTGGCGGCCTGTGCGGTGATCGATCGCCATGCAATGCGTGAACATCTCTTGAAGACCTGGCCATCAGACGATCCAGTGGATCGCGTGATGGGACTGGATATGCAGACCTATCTTCCTGACGACCTGCTGCGGATGGGGGATCGGATCAGCATGAAGCATTCACTCGAACTGCGTGTGCCGTTTTGCGACCACTTTCTTATTGGGCTTGCTAAAAGTATTCCATCAACACAGCATCTTAATGGGTGGAAGCTCAAGTCATTCTTGAAGAGTTCTCTGGAGGGACTGCTCCCGCCAGCGGTACTTGAGGGGCCTAAGATGGGGTTTCATATTCCATTGGCCCGATGGCTCAGGCAGGACTTGAAACCGATGGTCGCAGACCTTCTGTCAGAGTCCGTGATCAGGCGGCGAGGGTATGTCAAACCTGCCTATGTCCAGAATCTGCTTCGCGAGCATGATTCTGGGAGACGGAACCATGCGGATCAGATCTACGCACTGGCCGTATTAGAATTGTGGCAACGGCAACAGGCTTACTAG
- a CDS encoding WbqC family protein has translation MAESSRMRVTIHQPQFLPWLGYLDKIDQADLFIALDSVQFKKNEWQNRNRIRTADGCQWITVPVLHHFGQLVKEVRINQAVTWRSQHLRAIEMHYARAPFRDRYLPELHSLYETPWERLHDLNMAVIRWLLRAFGITTPVRCASEWEVREGPTDRLIDLCHAVGATDYLSGPGGEHYLDRVRFESSGVRLEIQRFQHPVYQQVYDPFMPAMSAIDLLFCHGPAALTRLRDARAGQSMVTAA, from the coding sequence ATGGCTGAAAGCTCGCGCATGCGTGTCACGATTCATCAACCACAGTTTTTGCCTTGGCTTGGGTATCTGGATAAGATCGATCAAGCGGATCTTTTTATCGCATTGGATTCTGTGCAGTTCAAGAAAAACGAGTGGCAAAATCGCAATCGGATCAGAACCGCCGACGGCTGCCAATGGATCACCGTGCCGGTCCTCCATCACTTTGGACAATTGGTAAAAGAAGTTCGGATCAATCAGGCTGTGACCTGGCGTAGCCAGCATCTCCGCGCCATCGAGATGCACTATGCGCGGGCGCCATTCCGCGATCGGTATCTGCCCGAGTTACACAGCCTCTATGAAACACCATGGGAACGGTTGCACGATCTGAATATGGCGGTGATTCGTTGGCTGCTCAGGGCTTTTGGCATTACGACGCCTGTTCGCTGCGCATCGGAATGGGAGGTACGGGAAGGGCCGACCGACCGGTTGATCGATCTCTGCCATGCCGTTGGCGCGACAGATTATCTGTCCGGCCCTGGCGGGGAGCACTATCTGGACCGCGTGCGGTTTGAATCGTCTGGGGTGCGGTTGGAGATTCAACGGTTCCAACACCCGGTCTATCAGCAAGTCTACGATCCGTTCATGCCGGCCATGTCGGCAATCGATTTGTTGTTCTGTCATGGTCCTGCTGCACTGACTCGATTGCGCGATGCAAGGGCGGGACAGAGTATGGTCACAGCGGCGTAG
- a CDS encoding PIG-L family deacetylase → MMATERRVPMRILAIGAHPDDIEAGCGGTLLKYAQKGHRIFLMVMTAGDKGGSSDVRKWEQEQSAKQLRVERIFWGGYEDTAVPMGRELIQEIEQVVKEVQPHFIFSHFHDDTHQDHRHLAMSTITATRYTQNVLFYEGPTTQNFSPTVFVDIDQVLEEKVKSIEAHASQVKKTNIEGLSIVDVIRAGAHFRGIQGRVKNAEGFVPLRLFINIGI, encoded by the coding sequence ATGATGGCGACTGAACGCAGAGTGCCGATGCGGATCCTGGCCATTGGCGCGCATCCGGACGATATCGAAGCCGGGTGTGGCGGGACCTTGCTCAAGTATGCGCAAAAGGGGCATCGCATCTTTCTCATGGTGATGACGGCCGGTGATAAGGGTGGCTCGAGCGATGTCCGCAAGTGGGAGCAGGAGCAATCGGCAAAACAACTCCGAGTCGAGAGAATTTTCTGGGGTGGATATGAGGACACAGCTGTTCCGATGGGACGCGAATTGATTCAGGAGATCGAACAGGTGGTGAAGGAAGTGCAGCCGCACTTCATCTTTTCGCATTTCCACGACGATACCCATCAGGACCATCGGCATCTGGCAATGAGTACGATCACAGCGACTCGCTATACGCAAAACGTGTTGTTCTATGAGGGGCCGACGACTCAGAACTTCTCACCGACTGTCTTTGTCGATATCGATCAGGTGCTTGAAGAGAAGGTCAAATCGATCGAGGCCCACGCCTCGCAGGTGAAAAAGACCAACATCGAGGGGCTAAGTATCGTAGACGTCATCCGGGCCGGGGCCCATTTTCGCGGCATCCAGGGCCGGGTGAAAAATGCAGAAGGCTTTGTTCCCCTTCGATTGTTTATTAATATCGGCATATGA
- a CDS encoding undecaprenyl/decaprenyl-phosphate alpha-N-acetylglucosaminyl 1-phosphate transferase: MKAIDVEVSPFALRSSWRWLTPAAMGALLGVVALAVPTIRELFVFEGLRWLYILLFAFLGVGALTPLIVHLSHQWGLVDQPSDRKIHTQPTPRLGGVAVYLGFLGSVLLNSILPDWMIATLAAGSLLLIVGVIDDVWDLPAVSKLAAQLVAAGIVIATGKVLTLFPSGPIGDVANILLTLFWIVGITNAFNFFDGMDGLATGLAILIAGFMGAVAFETNQPGLGWLAIAIIGAGVGFLPYNFRGRKPAVIFLGDGGATFLGFTLACLAVKGNWADQSPIVSFSNPLLIFGVLIYDMIHITVERVATGKVRSVKEWLTYAGKDHLHHRLERALGSRQASVAMICLMTICLGLAALALRHAGAAEAVLLLVQACLIAVMITILEWSGRQKR; the protein is encoded by the coding sequence GTGAAAGCCATAGATGTCGAAGTGTCGCCCTTCGCCCTACGCAGCAGCTGGCGCTGGCTGACGCCGGCTGCCATGGGGGCCCTGTTGGGGGTAGTGGCCTTGGCGGTTCCCACCATTCGTGAACTCTTTGTCTTCGAAGGTCTTCGGTGGCTCTACATCCTCCTGTTCGCGTTTCTCGGCGTCGGCGCATTGACGCCACTCATTGTTCACCTCAGTCATCAGTGGGGGTTGGTCGATCAACCGTCGGACCGGAAAATCCACACACAGCCGACTCCCAGGCTCGGTGGCGTCGCCGTCTATCTCGGGTTCCTTGGCTCGGTGCTGTTGAATTCGATCCTGCCGGACTGGATGATCGCAACGCTGGCAGCAGGATCGCTATTATTGATCGTCGGTGTCATCGATGATGTATGGGATTTGCCCGCTGTGTCAAAGCTTGCAGCCCAACTTGTGGCTGCCGGGATCGTCATTGCCACAGGCAAGGTGCTGACATTGTTTCCGAGCGGTCCGATCGGCGATGTGGCAAATATTCTGCTGACCCTGTTCTGGATCGTCGGGATCACGAACGCGTTCAACTTTTTCGACGGCATGGACGGTCTGGCGACAGGGCTGGCGATTCTCATTGCTGGATTTATGGGGGCTGTGGCGTTTGAGACGAACCAGCCTGGGTTGGGCTGGCTTGCCATCGCCATCATTGGGGCAGGAGTCGGATTTCTTCCCTATAACTTTCGAGGCCGTAAACCTGCCGTCATTTTTCTTGGAGACGGAGGGGCGACTTTTCTCGGTTTCACCCTGGCCTGTCTTGCCGTCAAGGGGAATTGGGCCGACCAGAGCCCGATCGTCTCCTTCAGTAATCCCCTCCTGATCTTCGGCGTGCTGATCTACGATATGATCCACATCACTGTAGAACGGGTCGCGACAGGGAAAGTGCGTTCCGTGAAGGAATGGCTCACCTACGCGGGCAAAGATCATCTCCATCACCGGCTGGAACGTGCGTTGGGGTCTCGCCAGGCGAGTGTCGCGATGATCTGTCTCATGACGATCTGCCTTGGCTTGGCGGCCCTGGCCCTCCGGCATGCCGGAGCGGCTGAGGCGGTGCTCTTACTTGTGCAGGCTTGCCTGATTGCGGTCATGATCACGATACTCGAGTGGAGCGGTCGCCAGAAACGCTGA
- a CDS encoding DegT/DnrJ/EryC1/StrS aminotransferase family protein, whose protein sequence is MTTVATTIPHSRPSIDEEDLRATAEVLRSGQVAQGPYVERFEQAMAGFLGLQGGVAVSSGTAALELALRALRIGPCDEVIMPSYVCSAPWLATQRVGAEARLVDIDLQTFNIDPVAAGRAVTSKTRAIIVPHLFGLPADLTAFERLGVPLIEDCAQTLGVTESGRPVGTVGRLTVCSFYATKLLCAGEGGMVLSNDCALLDRVRSLREYDGATKLDPSSFNLKLTDLQAALGLSQLGRFESFQERRCVLAATYREALSGKALFMPSVPPGRTHGYYRFTVRIPHFKTDPDALHGLIRTLEQQGVSCRKPVFRPLHRYLDQSGFPNSDEADRTVLSIPLYPDLADEEVRQIRQSLAEVLS, encoded by the coding sequence ATGACGACTGTGGCAACTACGATTCCCCATTCGCGACCTTCGATCGACGAGGAAGATCTGCGAGCGACGGCCGAGGTATTGCGTTCAGGGCAGGTTGCCCAAGGGCCCTATGTCGAGAGATTCGAACAAGCGATGGCGGGATTCCTCGGTCTGCAGGGCGGGGTGGCGGTCAGCTCAGGGACTGCAGCGCTTGAGCTGGCTCTGCGGGCACTCAGGATTGGTCCCTGTGACGAAGTCATTATGCCGAGTTATGTCTGTTCGGCTCCATGGCTGGCGACCCAACGGGTCGGGGCAGAGGCCAGGCTCGTCGACATCGACCTGCAGACGTTCAACATCGATCCGGTTGCGGCCGGCCGGGCTGTGACCAGTAAGACTCGCGCGATCATTGTTCCGCATCTGTTCGGTCTCCCGGCTGACCTGACGGCATTTGAGCGGCTGGGGGTTCCGTTGATTGAAGACTGTGCCCAGACATTAGGGGTGACGGAATCCGGCCGGCCGGTCGGCACAGTCGGGCGGCTCACCGTCTGTTCTTTCTATGCGACGAAGCTATTGTGCGCAGGTGAGGGAGGGATGGTGCTTTCGAATGACTGCGCGTTGCTCGATCGAGTCAGATCATTGCGTGAATATGATGGGGCAACGAAGTTGGATCCTTCGTCGTTCAACCTGAAGCTGACAGATTTGCAAGCAGCGCTCGGACTTTCCCAGTTGGGACGATTCGAGTCCTTTCAGGAACGACGATGTGTCCTCGCGGCCACCTATCGGGAAGCCCTGTCCGGTAAAGCTCTCTTCATGCCGAGCGTGCCTCCGGGCAGGACGCATGGCTACTATCGGTTTACAGTTAGAATTCCGCACTTCAAGACCGACCCTGACGCACTGCATGGGCTCATCAGAACCTTGGAACAGCAGGGGGTTTCCTGCCGCAAGCCGGTCTTTCGGCCACTCCACCGGTATCTGGATCAATCCGGTTTCCCCAACAGTGACGAGGCGGATCGGACGGTCCTGTCGATTCCGCTCTATCCCGATCTAGCAGACGAAGAAGTGCGGCAGATTCGTCAATCGTTGGCTGAGGTCCTCTCGTGA
- a CDS encoding glycosyltransferase family 4 protein, which produces MRVGVDGRELQQGVRTGIGHYVREVLHAVSSKGWDCVVYAPSNADLQGLPSGITYKPVPSVWTQWWDQVRLPRQLAEDRITVFLSPYYKGPVLAGCPVVLTIHDLFFIGYPGRRRPAYDAVMTGLGRLYANRASAIIADSQYSKQSIMAQLGISADKVTVIPVALGKHFSPQPLTVKACATYGLTSRYILYVGNFKPHKNVPRLVEAYAALPPSLRAIYQLVLAGSDQEHRPQLQQLADRLRIGDRVVFPGLIADEDLSALYTGCALFVLPSLYEGFGLPALEAMACGAAVAAANRAAIPEVVDQAALLFNPEQVGDITMVMVRGLTEVGLRDQLRAKGVARAREFSLRHTSGLVVDLLERVAEEAA; this is translated from the coding sequence ATGCGTGTCGGTGTCGATGGACGCGAACTCCAGCAGGGCGTAAGGACGGGGATCGGACACTATGTCCGTGAGGTGTTGCATGCTGTATCGAGCAAGGGATGGGACTGCGTGGTCTATGCTCCGTCCAACGCAGATCTGCAGGGGTTGCCTTCCGGCATCACGTACAAACCGGTTCCCTCCGTCTGGACCCAGTGGTGGGATCAGGTCCGCCTCCCACGTCAGTTAGCAGAAGACCGGATCACCGTATTTCTCTCTCCCTACTATAAGGGGCCGGTGCTGGCAGGCTGTCCAGTTGTCTTGACGATTCACGATCTATTCTTTATTGGATACCCTGGGCGACGGAGGCCCGCCTACGATGCAGTGATGACCGGCTTGGGCCGGCTCTATGCCAATCGCGCCTCCGCCATCATCGCCGACTCACAATACTCGAAGCAGTCGATCATGGCTCAGTTGGGGATCTCTGCGGACAAGGTGACGGTGATTCCTGTTGCACTGGGGAAACATTTCAGCCCGCAGCCATTGACGGTGAAGGCCTGTGCAACCTATGGTCTGACGTCTCGGTATATTCTGTATGTGGGCAATTTCAAGCCGCATAAGAATGTGCCACGCCTCGTAGAAGCCTATGCCGCTTTGCCGCCATCCCTGAGGGCAATCTATCAACTGGTCTTAGCCGGTTCCGACCAGGAGCATCGACCGCAGTTGCAGCAATTGGCTGACCGTCTTCGCATCGGTGATCGAGTGGTCTTTCCCGGGCTTATTGCCGATGAGGACTTGTCCGCCCTCTATACGGGCTGCGCATTGTTCGTACTTCCCTCCCTCTATGAGGGGTTTGGTCTTCCAGCGCTCGAAGCCATGGCCTGTGGTGCGGCGGTGGCTGCAGCCAACCGTGCTGCCATTCCCGAAGTTGTCGATCAGGCGGCTCTGCTGTTCAATCCGGAGCAGGTCGGCGACATAACTATGGTCATGGTGAGAGGGCTGACGGAAGTAGGGTTGCGGGATCAACTGAGGGCGAAGGGGGTCGCGCGCGCGCGCGAATTTTCCCTTCGTCATACGTCGGGCTTGGTCGTGGATCTCCTTGAGCGGGTGGCTGAGGAGGCTGCCTAG
- a CDS encoding class I SAM-dependent methyltransferase, whose translation MVQENANRCLCGASAEAYAIDGVVRERLYCRQCGLLWRGTMPSDEEAAQWYRDHYWQQFGVEQQGTARENLCRHVMDMILMNRPSHGTLVDVGCGGGALLMQGVDCGWRGIGFELSKAAVNRARSRGLEVREQSWLPCPLDDDSADAVTFVNVLDHLINPFDALKEAWRVLRPGGQIYIRVPNGPLHDQLSRLLSGCGLAHLTVMHLYGFGRRALSYHLTRLGFEAVEVRTSPPSQSDAYGVDGKGRSCIRHWAKRLDQTVYSVMNRTGMDQWGWGLSVEALARKPLTIAKEQ comes from the coding sequence ATGGTGCAAGAGAATGCCAATAGATGTCTCTGCGGGGCCTCAGCAGAGGCCTATGCGATTGACGGGGTCGTCCGCGAGCGGCTCTATTGTCGGCAATGCGGGCTGCTATGGCGTGGGACCATGCCGTCGGACGAAGAAGCGGCGCAGTGGTACAGAGACCACTATTGGCAGCAGTTTGGCGTGGAACAGCAGGGGACGGCGCGGGAGAACCTGTGCCGACACGTCATGGACATGATTCTCATGAACCGTCCGAGCCACGGCACATTGGTCGATGTCGGTTGTGGGGGAGGCGCCCTGCTCATGCAAGGCGTGGACTGTGGGTGGCGTGGGATTGGATTTGAACTGTCCAAGGCCGCAGTCAATCGTGCTCGATCCAGGGGGCTCGAAGTCCGTGAGCAGAGCTGGTTGCCCTGTCCACTGGATGACGATTCAGCCGATGCGGTGACGTTCGTGAATGTGCTGGATCATCTGATCAACCCGTTCGATGCCTTGAAAGAAGCGTGGCGCGTGTTACGTCCGGGCGGGCAGATATACATCAGAGTGCCGAACGGACCGCTGCACGATCAGTTGTCCCGCCTGTTGTCCGGTTGTGGTCTCGCTCACCTGACGGTCATGCATCTGTACGGGTTCGGCCGGCGTGCGCTTTCCTATCACCTCACCAGGCTTGGGTTCGAGGCTGTAGAGGTGCGCACATCACCTCCCAGCCAATCAGATGCGTATGGAGTCGACGGGAAGGGGCGCTCGTGTATCCGTCACTGGGCCAAGCGATTGGACCAGACTGTCTACAGTGTGATGAACCGGACAGGGATGGATCAATGGGGCTGGGGGCTCTCGGTCGAGGCCCTGGCGAGAAAGCCGCTGACGATCGCCAAGGAGCAGTAG
- a CDS encoding glycosyltransferase family 4 protein, whose amino-acid sequence MPPKTVIHVITRLDHGGSAQNTMLTALGHDRERFRPLVVMGLPGRWDAQGGQGATEENVRLLEKEGIQSVVIPTMVRSISLLDDMRTLGTLIRLFRRERPSVVHTHTSKAGVLGRIAAWIAKVPVVVHTPHGHVFYGHFGPFQSWLFLQIERVLSRITHRLIALTEAERQDHLDRSVGRSDQFAVVPSGIDRERFRRARIHGKQQPDWFGCPPDALVVGSVGWLTDIKGHAYLIEAIAKLKRDFPALHLVIVGSGDRHEVLVQQAGSAGLSNAMHLLGHREDVEACLSGMDLFVLPSLNEGMGRALIEAMAAGLPVIASRVGGIPAVVRHELTGLLVPPGDAGALAAALRRLLDQPEWAAQLGAAASRSVDSRYGAVSMVDAIESIFAEALTAHA is encoded by the coding sequence ATGCCTCCCAAAACAGTTATTCATGTCATCACGCGGTTAGACCATGGAGGATCGGCCCAGAACACGATGTTGACCGCACTCGGTCACGATCGAGAACGTTTTAGGCCCCTTGTTGTCATGGGCCTTCCCGGCCGCTGGGATGCCCAGGGAGGCCAAGGGGCGACAGAGGAAAATGTGCGTCTGTTGGAGAAAGAGGGGATCCAATCGGTGGTGATTCCAACAATGGTTCGGTCTATTTCGCTGCTTGACGATATGAGGACCTTGGGGACGCTCATCCGGCTCTTCCGCCGTGAACGCCCCTCAGTGGTCCATACCCACACATCGAAAGCTGGTGTCCTTGGTCGTATTGCGGCTTGGATTGCCAAGGTGCCTGTGGTGGTGCATACGCCGCACGGCCATGTGTTCTACGGACACTTCGGCCCATTCCAATCGTGGTTGTTTCTCCAGATTGAACGAGTGCTGAGTAGAATCACCCATCGGCTGATCGCTCTGACAGAGGCGGAACGGCAGGATCATCTCGATCGTTCCGTCGGCCGGTCCGACCAGTTCGCTGTGGTGCCCAGCGGCATTGATCGTGAACGGTTCAGAAGGGCGAGAATTCATGGCAAACAACAGCCTGATTGGTTTGGCTGTCCACCGGACGCACTGGTTGTCGGATCGGTCGGGTGGCTGACGGACATAAAGGGTCATGCATACCTGATCGAGGCAATTGCTAAGTTGAAGCGAGACTTTCCTGCCCTCCATCTGGTGATCGTCGGGAGCGGAGATCGGCATGAGGTACTTGTGCAGCAAGCGGGGTCGGCCGGTCTCAGCAATGCCATGCATCTGTTGGGTCACAGGGAGGATGTCGAGGCCTGTCTTTCCGGCATGGATCTATTCGTCTTGCCTTCGCTCAACGAAGGGATGGGGCGTGCGCTCATCGAAGCGATGGCAGCGGGACTTCCGGTGATTGCCTCCCGCGTCGGCGGTATTCCAGCCGTCGTGCGCCACGAGCTGACAGGCTTACTGGTTCCTCCAGGCGATGCCGGCGCCTTGGCAGCGGCGTTGCGTCGGCTGCTCGACCAGCCGGAATGGGCTGCTCAGTTAGGAGCCGCAGCAAGCCGCAGCGTGGACAGCCGCTATGGGGCGGTCTCAATGGTCGACGCAATCGAATCGATTTTTGCAGAGGCACTCACTGCTCATGCATAA
- a CDS encoding AbrB/MazE/SpoVT family DNA-binding domain-containing protein, which produces MRTTAQKWGNSLAVRVPKGIAQQAGLKVNDDLDIEVKKGALILKPHLRRVYRLEDLLKRMTPQNVHEEMGFGGPVGHEAL; this is translated from the coding sequence ATGAGAACCACCGCTCAGAAATGGGGCAATAGCCTGGCCGTCAGAGTCCCCAAGGGCATCGCTCAACAGGCAGGCCTCAAGGTTAACGATGATTTGGACATCGAAGTCAAAAAAGGCGCGCTCATACTGAAACCTCATCTTCGACGCGTGTATCGGCTTGAGGACTTACTCAAACGTATGACCCCTCAGAATGTCCACGAGGAAATGGGGTTCGGTGGCCCCGTAGGCCATGAGGCCCTCTGA